The proteins below are encoded in one region of Hordeum vulgare subsp. vulgare chromosome 3H, MorexV3_pseudomolecules_assembly, whole genome shotgun sequence:
- the LOC123442445 gene encoding endonuclease 2, giving the protein MQGRQAGTALLLLLAVVVAVLPAPSLGWGVDGHLIVCQIAQARLSDAAAKAVDDLLPSDAGGNLSSLCSWADKVRFRYHWSAPLHFIDVPDNECSYSYDRDCKDEEGVKGRCVAGAINNYTSQLLTYGSSSPSPSSKSSSSGQYNLTEALLFLSHFMGDIHQPLHVGFASDKGGNTIDVHWYRRKTELHHIWDVNIIQTAEKDYYDEDAGKFVDALNKSIKGAWLDKVQEWEECAKNQTACSDIYGSESIAAACDSAYKNVTEGSTLGDEYFGSRLPVVKLRLAQGGVRLAATLNRIFGESKP; this is encoded by the exons ATGCAGGGTCGTCAGGCCGGCACGgcgctcctgctcctcctcgccgtcgtcgtcgcggtGCTCCCCGCGCCGTCGCTCGGCTGGGGCGTCGACGGGCACCTCATCGTCTGCCAGATCGCGCAG GCCCGGCTGAGCGACGCGGCGGCGAAGGCGGTGGACGACCTGCTGCCGTCGGACGCCGGCGGCAACCTCAGCAGCCTCTGCTCCTGGGCCGACAAGGTGAGGTTCAGGTACCACTGGTCGGCGCCGCTCCACTTCATCGACGTCCCGGACAACGAGTGCAGCTACTCCTACGACA GGGACTGCAAGGACGAGGAGGGCGTCAAGGGCCGCTGCGTCGCCGGCGCCATCAACAACTACACCTCCCAGCTCCTCACCTACGGATCATCATCGCCGTCGCCATCTTCTAAATCTTCCTCTTCCGGTCAAT ATAACCTGACGGAAGCGCTCTTGTTCCTCTCACACTTCATGGGAGACATCCACCAG CCGCTGCATGTGGGGTTCGCCTCTGACAAAGGAGGCAACACGATCGACGTCCACTGGTACAGGAGGAAGACTGAACTCCATCAT ATCTGGGACGTGAACATCATTCAGACGGCGGAGAAGGACTACTACGACGAAGACGCGGGCAAATTCGTCGATGCGTTGAACAAGAGCATAAAG GGGGCGTGGTTAGACAAAGTGCAGGAATGGGAGGAGTGCGCCAAGAACCAGACGGCGTGCTCGGACAT ATATGGGTCGGAGAGCATCGCTGCAGCATGCGACTCGGCGTACAAGAACGTGACAGAGGGTTCGACGCTGGGCG ATGAGTATTTCGGAAGCAGGCTGCCGGTGGTCAAGTTGAGGCTGGCGCAAGGCGGCGTCCGATTGGCAGCTACGCTCAACAGGATATTTGGTGAATCCAAGCCTTAG